A single genomic interval of Thermovibrio guaymasensis harbors:
- the lon gene encoding endopeptidase La, giving the protein MAEIMQGPIQEPKFPEELPVLPLRDVVVFPMMIAPLFVGRPFSLNAVEEALREHKLIFLATQKDKEIEEPTREDLYDYGTVAVILKAMRMGDGRVKILVQGLGRAKIKDLKKEENLYRAVLEYIQEPEYRPKSIEEEALIKLVKDQLERVVALGKQIPPDIVAILRSIEDPGRLADLIAAQIELSTEEAVDLLSTEDPIERLKKISQKLEHEIKVLEVQELIRTKARESMEKEQKEYFLRQQLKAIRKELGEEEEKSKEIEEYREKVKKAKMPKEVEEAVLKELSRLEKMHPESAEAGVLRTWIEWMIELPWSKRTRDKLDIERARQILDEDHYDLEKVKSRILEYLAVKALMKKRRKKVKEVKQPTICFVGPPGVGKTSLARSIARALGRKFVRISLGGVRDEAEIRGHRRTYVGAMPGKIIQALRKAGTKNPVILLDEIDKMSSDFRGDPAAALLEVLDPEQNKEFVDNYINHPFDLSEVLFIATANTPHTIPEPLYDRLEVLNIPGYTEYEKLQIAKKYIVPKQMKNHALTEKDIEFTDSGLLHIIRHYTREAGVRNLDRKIAAVCRKVALWISEGKEKKYKITKKMVEKILGAPKFIPELELGEDEVGVATGLAWTPVGGDVLFIEVVVTKGSGRLILTGRLGEVMKESAQAALGFIKANAEKYKIKHDFSKIDIHVHVPAGAIPKDGPSAGITIATAMLSALTGRKVHKDVAMTGEITLGGKVLPVGGLKEKILAALRYGVKTVILPEKNKQEVMEELPEEAKKKVKLMFVNRIEPVFETALYPEESKGKGRKVKK; this is encoded by the coding sequence CCCAAGTTCCCTGAGGAACTACCGGTTCTCCCTTTAAGAGACGTTGTTGTATTTCCAATGATGATAGCTCCCCTCTTCGTTGGAAGACCTTTCTCCCTAAACGCTGTGGAGGAAGCCCTAAGGGAACACAAACTAATCTTCCTTGCAACTCAAAAGGACAAGGAGATAGAGGAACCGACGAGGGAAGACCTCTACGATTACGGAACCGTCGCCGTAATCCTTAAAGCAATGAGAATGGGCGACGGAAGGGTAAAGATCTTAGTTCAAGGACTTGGAAGGGCAAAGATTAAGGACCTTAAAAAAGAGGAAAACCTTTACAGGGCCGTCCTTGAGTACATTCAAGAGCCTGAATACAGGCCTAAGAGTATAGAGGAAGAGGCCCTCATAAAGCTGGTTAAAGATCAGCTTGAAAGGGTAGTTGCCCTCGGAAAGCAAATTCCACCAGACATTGTAGCGATCCTCCGCTCAATTGAAGACCCCGGACGCCTTGCAGACTTAATCGCTGCACAGATTGAGCTCTCAACTGAGGAGGCAGTAGACCTCTTATCAACAGAGGACCCTATTGAGAGGTTAAAGAAGATCAGCCAGAAGTTGGAGCACGAGATCAAGGTCCTTGAGGTTCAGGAGCTAATCAGGACAAAAGCCAGAGAGTCTATGGAGAAGGAACAGAAGGAGTACTTCCTCCGTCAACAGCTAAAGGCTATAAGGAAGGAGCTGGGAGAGGAGGAGGAAAAGAGCAAGGAAATTGAGGAGTACAGAGAAAAAGTTAAAAAGGCGAAAATGCCAAAGGAGGTTGAGGAAGCCGTACTTAAAGAGCTTTCTCGCCTTGAGAAGATGCACCCTGAATCGGCCGAGGCTGGAGTTTTAAGGACCTGGATTGAGTGGATGATAGAGCTCCCTTGGTCAAAGAGAACCAGGGATAAACTTGACATAGAGAGGGCAAGGCAGATCCTTGATGAAGACCACTACGACCTTGAGAAGGTTAAAAGTAGGATACTTGAATACCTAGCCGTCAAGGCCTTAATGAAGAAGAGGAGGAAGAAGGTTAAGGAAGTTAAACAGCCTACAATATGCTTTGTAGGCCCACCGGGAGTAGGTAAAACTTCACTTGCCCGTTCAATTGCAAGGGCTTTAGGGAGGAAGTTCGTAAGGATTTCTCTTGGAGGAGTAAGGGACGAGGCTGAGATAAGGGGGCACAGGAGGACTTACGTAGGAGCCATGCCCGGTAAGATAATTCAGGCCCTAAGGAAGGCCGGAACTAAAAACCCTGTAATCCTCCTTGATGAAATTGACAAGATGTCCTCAGACTTCAGAGGAGACCCTGCAGCAGCACTCCTTGAAGTCCTAGACCCTGAGCAGAACAAGGAGTTCGTTGACAACTACATAAACCACCCTTTTGACCTTTCAGAGGTACTCTTCATAGCAACGGCAAACACCCCTCACACAATACCTGAACCCCTATACGACAGGCTTGAAGTCCTGAACATTCCCGGCTACACAGAGTATGAGAAACTTCAGATTGCAAAGAAGTACATAGTTCCAAAGCAGATGAAAAACCACGCACTAACTGAGAAGGATATTGAGTTTACAGACTCAGGACTCCTACACATCATAAGGCACTACACCAGAGAAGCTGGAGTAAGGAACCTAGACAGGAAGATTGCTGCAGTGTGCCGTAAAGTGGCCCTCTGGATCAGCGAGGGCAAAGAGAAGAAGTACAAGATTACCAAAAAGATGGTTGAGAAGATACTGGGAGCTCCAAAGTTCATTCCAGAGCTTGAGCTCGGAGAGGATGAAGTTGGAGTAGCAACGGGCCTTGCCTGGACTCCGGTAGGAGGAGACGTCCTCTTCATTGAAGTTGTAGTAACAAAGGGAAGCGGAAGGCTAATCCTTACAGGAAGGCTCGGTGAGGTTATGAAGGAGTCTGCCCAAGCTGCCCTGGGATTTATTAAAGCAAACGCCGAAAAGTACAAGATAAAGCACGACTTCTCAAAGATTGATATCCACGTCCACGTACCGGCAGGAGCGATTCCTAAGGACGGTCCATCTGCTGGAATAACGATTGCAACGGCAATGCTCTCAGCCCTTACAGGTAGAAAGGTACACAAAGACGTTGCAATGACAGGAGAGATAACCCTAGGAGGGAAAGTCCTACCTGTAGGGGGGCTAAAGGAGAAGATCCTCGCAGCCCTCAGGTACGGAGTGAAAACTGTAATCCTCCCTGAGAAGAACAAACAGGAGGTTATGGAGGAACTACCCGAAGAGGCAAAGAAAAAGGTCAAGCTCATGTTTGTAAATAGGATTGAGCCGGTATTTGAAACTGCCCTCTACCCTGAGGAGAGTAAGGGAAAAGGAAGGAAAGTCAAGAAGTAG
- a CDS encoding chloride channel protein: MWKLKLLVLSLLTGLFTGIAISFYVFLTKSISYLFYLGDPYRTIPNLPWWYVIFVPTSSILMVNLIILYNDRAREYGIREISKALGENRLTFTMSDLALKIVSSALSIGSGFAVGNEGPSAAIGTMIAYKINKFLKLPKELLKIAIGIGASSGIAAVFVSPITGILFAVETVAYSLIKDFVGFLLLGSFTSFLVALLFLKPLMFSYSIGKEIHPDYLFSIFLFIPVISLGIYLYLTLRDRVFFYLTSFLSRRLNRTQEAVLTSIVVGVTVGVLLKVSPYSGFSGHEVVESLINSNFHFPLIVIFSLVILRIFTNAISLYANAVGGLFITLMSIGALIGYGFGEGLKGVGFSVEPFYFAAVGAAVFVGVVMKIPFTAVVLALEITYDYNVIIPTGLIVSLIGLLASSLFELKKAMLKKGGIPPESTS; the protein is encoded by the coding sequence ATGTGGAAGCTAAAGCTACTTGTCCTTTCTCTCCTAACGGGTCTCTTTACAGGTATAGCAATTTCTTTCTACGTCTTTTTAACTAAGAGTATTTCATACCTCTTTTACTTAGGAGATCCTTACAGGACAATACCCAACCTTCCTTGGTGGTACGTTATCTTTGTGCCGACTTCTTCCATTTTGATGGTTAACTTAATAATTCTCTATAACGATAGGGCAAGGGAGTACGGAATAAGAGAGATTTCAAAGGCCCTTGGTGAGAATAGGCTTACTTTTACGATGTCAGACCTTGCCCTTAAAATAGTTTCCTCAGCTCTCTCAATAGGAAGCGGTTTTGCAGTTGGAAATGAAGGACCTTCTGCTGCAATAGGCACGATGATTGCCTATAAGATTAACAAGTTCTTAAAGCTACCGAAGGAGCTCCTTAAAATTGCAATAGGAATAGGTGCAAGCAGCGGAATTGCAGCAGTGTTCGTTTCCCCTATTACAGGAATTCTCTTTGCAGTTGAGACTGTTGCCTACTCCCTGATAAAGGATTTCGTTGGATTTCTCCTCCTTGGTAGCTTCACCTCCTTTTTGGTTGCACTTCTCTTTTTAAAACCTTTAATGTTCAGCTACTCAATAGGAAAGGAAATCCATCCCGATTACCTATTCTCAATCTTCCTATTTATTCCGGTAATTTCACTTGGAATTTACCTTTACCTTACTTTGAGGGATAGGGTTTTCTTTTACCTAACGTCCTTTTTATCAAGGAGGTTAAACAGAACTCAAGAGGCCGTTTTAACTTCTATCGTCGTAGGAGTTACAGTAGGTGTTCTTCTTAAGGTATCTCCCTACTCAGGCTTTTCTGGACATGAAGTTGTAGAATCTCTTATAAACAGTAATTTCCACTTTCCCCTGATCGTTATCTTTTCCCTTGTAATTTTGAGGATCTTTACAAATGCAATCTCCCTCTACGCCAATGCCGTAGGAGGGCTGTTTATAACTTTAATGAGTATAGGAGCTCTAATAGGTTATGGATTTGGGGAGGGGTTGAAAGGAGTAGGGTTCTCAGTGGAGCCCTTTTACTTTGCAGCCGTTGGAGCGGCAGTCTTTGTCGGAGTTGTTATGAAGATTCCCTTTACTGCCGTTGTTTTAGCCCTTGAGATAACCTACGACTACAACGTTATTATTCCGACCGGTCTGATAGTTTCACTTATAGGTTTATTGGCTTCCTCACTCTTTGAGCTGAAAAAGGCTATGCTTAAAAAGGGGGGAATTCCCCCCGAATCTACTTCTTGA
- a CDS encoding leucyl aminopeptidase — MKIEFKTEIKGKKADALITGVYEGLKEVEKEEKEKLKALSFNGKKGEVAVLPGQAFKSVIFVGLGKKGEVNQEAVRIAAAKGIRKAQELKAKRVVCELLGVDKLKEKGAKATAEGLVLGNYQFNKYKKEKGEGVEKLTVAGQKEFKKAFELGRALAEAANFTRDLVNEPGNVINPEKLAEVAKELSKEYGFDCKVFDEKKLESNQMVGILTVGRGSKNPPRFIHIAYKPKKAKKKVVLVGKGVTFDSGGLNIKPEQFMKTMKSDKAGACAVLGIMKLIGELQPNVEVHGLIPSVENMPDGKAYRPDDIIVYRNGVSVEVLSTDAEGRLILADALLYGSELEPDFMIDMATLTGACVVALGHYTSGLFTEDDSLAKELCSLSEETGEKFWRLPLDRDLEEEIKGAYADIQNVGKSRYGGAITAALFLKKFVNKDKVKSWAHIDIAGPAFLDRDWKYYRQGATGQPVRTLAQFILNEEE, encoded by the coding sequence ATGAAGATAGAGTTTAAGACGGAGATTAAAGGTAAGAAGGCTGATGCCCTTATTACGGGAGTTTACGAAGGTCTTAAGGAGGTAGAAAAGGAGGAAAAGGAAAAGCTTAAAGCCCTCTCTTTTAACGGAAAGAAGGGGGAAGTTGCTGTTCTTCCAGGTCAAGCTTTCAAGAGCGTTATATTTGTAGGTCTTGGTAAAAAAGGTGAGGTTAATCAGGAAGCAGTAAGGATTGCTGCTGCAAAGGGTATAAGGAAGGCCCAGGAACTGAAGGCTAAGAGGGTAGTCTGCGAGCTCCTCGGCGTTGACAAGCTAAAGGAGAAGGGAGCAAAGGCAACTGCTGAAGGTTTAGTCTTAGGAAACTATCAGTTTAACAAGTACAAGAAGGAAAAAGGGGAAGGAGTAGAGAAGTTAACCGTTGCAGGGCAGAAGGAATTTAAGAAAGCCTTTGAGCTCGGAAGGGCCCTTGCAGAGGCCGCTAACTTTACGAGGGACCTGGTAAACGAGCCGGGAAACGTTATTAATCCTGAGAAACTTGCTGAAGTTGCTAAAGAGCTCTCAAAGGAGTACGGCTTTGACTGTAAGGTCTTTGACGAAAAGAAGTTAGAGAGCAACCAGATGGTTGGAATTCTAACAGTTGGAAGGGGAAGTAAGAACCCTCCAAGGTTCATTCACATTGCCTATAAGCCTAAGAAGGCTAAAAAGAAAGTTGTCCTTGTAGGTAAAGGTGTGACTTTTGACAGTGGAGGTCTTAACATAAAGCCCGAGCAGTTTATGAAAACGATGAAGTCGGACAAGGCGGGAGCCTGTGCAGTTTTAGGTATTATGAAGTTAATAGGGGAGCTCCAGCCTAACGTTGAGGTTCACGGTTTAATTCCCTCAGTTGAGAATATGCCAGACGGAAAGGCGTACAGGCCGGACGACATAATTGTCTACAGGAACGGTGTAAGCGTTGAGGTTCTCTCAACCGACGCTGAAGGAAGGTTAATCCTTGCAGATGCTCTACTCTACGGAAGTGAACTAGAACCGGACTTTATGATTGACATGGCAACCCTTACAGGGGCCTGTGTTGTTGCCCTTGGACACTACACCAGCGGTCTTTTTACAGAGGACGACTCACTTGCAAAGGAGCTCTGTTCCCTCTCTGAGGAGACAGGGGAGAAGTTCTGGAGACTTCCCCTTGACCGGGACCTTGAAGAGGAGATAAAGGGAGCCTATGCAGATATTCAAAACGTCGGTAAGAGCCGTTACGGTGGAGCCATTACTGCAGCCCTTTTCTTGAAGAAGTTTGTTAATAAGGACAAGGTAAAGAGCTGGGCTCACATTGATATAGCTGGACCTGCGTTCCTTGATAGAGACTGGAAGTACTACAGACAGGGAGCCACCGGCCAGCCTGTAAGGACTTTAGCCCAGTTTATTCTAAATGAGGAAGAGTAG
- a CDS encoding tetratricopeptide repeat protein — MRKLTFLVVILTLSSCGMLKEIKKKEIKEAPPQPKKEEVEKAAVEVKKSSYKPNYLYYYMLYLNFHSQGKYQEALKALDRAIEEAPNNVDLLLEGAKLATALKDYDRAESYLSKVLKLDPQNVRALKLLAGISVVRKKFDRAEELYRRILDVKKDRDTYIFLSDLLINQKKCDEALEFLRKAEKEFPKDYLIEYFIGQVYYLKGDYGKAREHLERSIEINPNFESAYILLGKLFKEQRSYAEAERFLKEVLKKDPENTYALRELIVVYILQNKPDEAVKLINKLAELEPYNLKLLSWLAANLFQIGEYKQVIPIIERITKLNPDNPNVYFMLGLAYEMSGQLETAVEAYEKSLDLYPENPTVLERLAVVSYKLGRLQDAKAYYERLWQLTGNPQYLIKLALVADKLGETEEAYRLLKDWKEQFKDNPKLLFYLAYFSEKLGKFEETEKYLRELLKVKPNPDAYNYLAYFYAQRGKNLDEALKLIDEALKAELENPAFLDTKGWVLYKLGRYKEACKCLKRALEKKPEDTVINQHYGECLFKLGRRKEAEKYLTKALQGILENKNMEIEKEEPGILKRTIKILKEIGKEESK, encoded by the coding sequence ATGAGGAAGTTAACTTTCCTTGTCGTAATTTTAACTCTCTCTTCCTGTGGAATGCTTAAGGAAATAAAAAAGAAAGAAATTAAAGAGGCTCCACCTCAGCCGAAAAAAGAGGAAGTTGAGAAAGCTGCTGTTGAAGTTAAAAAAAGTTCCTACAAGCCGAACTACCTTTACTACTACATGCTCTACCTTAACTTTCACTCTCAGGGTAAGTATCAGGAGGCTCTAAAGGCCCTTGATAGGGCAATAGAAGAAGCCCCAAACAACGTAGACCTCCTCTTGGAGGGGGCGAAGCTCGCAACAGCCCTAAAGGATTACGATAGAGCTGAAAGTTACCTATCTAAAGTTTTAAAGTTAGACCCCCAGAACGTCAGGGCTTTAAAACTACTTGCGGGAATTAGCGTTGTTAGAAAGAAGTTTGACAGGGCAGAGGAGCTCTACAGGAGAATTTTAGATGTAAAGAAGGATAGGGATACGTACATATTCCTTTCAGACTTACTCATTAACCAGAAGAAGTGCGATGAGGCGCTGGAGTTCCTTAGAAAAGCCGAGAAGGAATTTCCTAAAGACTACCTAATTGAGTACTTCATAGGTCAGGTTTACTACCTGAAGGGAGACTACGGAAAGGCAAGGGAGCACCTTGAAAGGAGTATAGAGATCAATCCAAACTTTGAAAGTGCTTACATTCTCCTTGGAAAGCTCTTTAAAGAGCAAAGGTCGTATGCTGAAGCTGAGAGGTTCCTAAAGGAAGTCCTGAAGAAGGATCCTGAAAATACCTATGCCTTAAGGGAGCTAATAGTCGTTTATATCCTCCAGAACAAGCCCGACGAGGCCGTTAAGTTAATAAACAAACTTGCAGAGCTTGAACCCTATAACCTAAAGCTCCTTTCTTGGCTTGCGGCAAACCTCTTTCAGATAGGGGAGTACAAGCAGGTAATTCCGATAATAGAGAGAATTACTAAGCTAAATCCCGATAATCCAAACGTTTACTTTATGTTGGGCTTGGCCTACGAGATGTCGGGCCAGCTTGAGACGGCAGTTGAAGCCTACGAGAAATCCCTTGACCTTTACCCAGAGAACCCTACAGTTCTTGAGAGATTAGCGGTTGTAAGTTACAAGCTCGGTAGACTTCAGGATGCAAAAGCTTACTATGAAAGGCTGTGGCAGTTAACCGGTAATCCTCAGTACCTTATAAAGCTTGCCCTTGTAGCAGATAAGCTTGGAGAGACTGAGGAAGCCTACAGGCTCCTAAAGGACTGGAAGGAACAGTTTAAGGACAATCCTAAACTTCTCTTTTACCTTGCCTACTTCTCCGAAAAGCTCGGTAAGTTTGAGGAAACTGAGAAGTACCTTAGGGAGCTCCTAAAGGTAAAGCCCAACCCTGATGCCTACAACTACCTTGCATACTTCTACGCTCAAAGGGGTAAGAACCTTGATGAAGCTTTAAAGCTTATAGATGAAGCCTTAAAGGCCGAACTGGAAAACCCTGCGTTCCTTGATACGAAAGGTTGGGTTCTCTATAAGCTAGGAAGGTATAAAGAGGCCTGTAAGTGCTTAAAGAGAGCCCTAGAAAAGAAACCTGAAGATACTGTGATAAACCAGCACTACGGGGAGTGCCTCTTTAAGCTTGGAAGGAGAAAGGAGGCTGAAAAGTACTTGACGAAGGCCCTTCAGGGAATACTTGAGAATAAGAATATGGAAATTGAAAAGGAAGAACCGGGAATACTCAAGAGGACTATAAAAATCCTAAAGGAGATAGGAAAGGAGGAGAGTAAATGA
- the recG gene encoding ATP-dependent DNA helicase RecG: MEKILKRIKDLLFLIVKEDFKYFSRVKDPDKALINLFNELLPYLDGKRKNWVKKVIKFLKVYPELPLEKRKKLLKEIHSVITLKFTLEEIEEEKEKETPVEKLKVSGEKLKENKRKYPIRAFFKKVEELPDKVISKRVKNRLKKLGVENLIDAIYYLPFRYEDRSTVTPMAYLRPGREYLVKGKVVSVSEIETPKKKKRLLKVLLYDRTGTVTLYFFNQKVFPYYRKLFKGAKELGKEVLAYGTVKRETSGFTMAHPEVEIYQDGKLEKFGKVIPIYHTAEGLKQTTVRKDVQNLVKKVVPFLREYLPKSILERNGFPTAPEAVWKVHFPDGNVKELLAFQSPQQKRVIFDELFLFQLALAIHRQKIKQERGISFPVNHQMIEEFKKALPFTLTKAQERVLREIVEDMKRPEPMNRLVQGDVGSGKTVVAAAAAFFAARSGYQTAVMAPTEILANQHYKKFKDFLSPYGVKVGLLTGSMTKKQKESIYRAIKEGFFDVVIGTHALIQEGVEFKNLGLVIIDEQHRFGVKQRVELKKKGVLPDVLVMTATPIPRTLAMTAYGDLDVSVIDELPAGRKPIETKILFEDERDRLVEFLKGELSRGNRIYIVYPLIEESEKLELKAATQMYEYWSQKLKPFKVGLLHGRMKQEEKDRVMEKFKRGEIEVLVSTTVIEVGVDVPEATVMVIEHAERFGLAQLHQLRGRVGRGDRKSYCFLLTSRGAGEDSIRRLKVLEGTNDGFKIAEADLAFRGPGEIFGTRQSGVGDFKVADLRRDYHLLKIAREESSRLIEENPELKGLDDLKELLTFRFGQKLDLVEVG, translated from the coding sequence ATGGAAAAGATACTAAAGAGGATTAAAGACCTCCTCTTTCTCATAGTAAAGGAAGACTTTAAGTACTTTAGCAGGGTTAAAGACCCGGATAAGGCGCTCATAAACCTGTTTAACGAGCTCTTGCCCTACCTTGACGGAAAGAGGAAAAATTGGGTTAAAAAAGTCATTAAGTTCCTTAAGGTCTACCCAGAGCTCCCCCTTGAAAAGAGAAAGAAGCTCCTCAAGGAGATCCACTCCGTCATAACCCTAAAGTTTACGCTTGAAGAGATTGAAGAGGAAAAGGAGAAGGAAACTCCCGTTGAGAAGTTAAAGGTAAGTGGAGAGAAGTTAAAGGAGAACAAAAGGAAGTACCCAATAAGGGCCTTCTTTAAGAAAGTTGAGGAACTTCCGGACAAAGTCATAAGCAAGAGGGTAAAAAACAGGCTCAAGAAGTTGGGAGTAGAGAACCTGATAGATGCAATTTACTACCTCCCCTTTAGGTACGAGGACCGCTCAACTGTTACCCCTATGGCTTATCTAAGACCAGGTAGGGAGTACCTGGTAAAGGGAAAGGTAGTTTCAGTCTCAGAGATTGAAACCCCTAAGAAGAAAAAGAGGCTACTTAAGGTCCTCCTTTACGATAGAACGGGAACGGTCACCCTATACTTTTTCAACCAGAAAGTCTTTCCATACTACAGGAAACTGTTTAAGGGAGCTAAGGAGCTTGGAAAGGAAGTCCTCGCCTACGGAACTGTAAAGAGGGAAACTTCCGGGTTTACGATGGCCCACCCTGAAGTTGAGATCTACCAGGATGGGAAGTTGGAGAAGTTTGGAAAGGTTATTCCTATATACCACACTGCCGAAGGACTAAAGCAAACAACCGTAAGGAAGGACGTCCAAAACCTAGTAAAGAAGGTAGTCCCTTTCCTGAGGGAATACCTGCCAAAAAGTATACTTGAGAGAAACGGTTTTCCAACTGCACCTGAAGCCGTCTGGAAAGTCCACTTCCCAGACGGGAACGTAAAGGAGCTCCTTGCCTTCCAGAGCCCCCAGCAGAAGAGGGTAATATTTGACGAACTCTTCCTCTTCCAGCTAGCTCTCGCAATCCACAGACAAAAGATAAAGCAGGAAAGGGGAATCTCCTTTCCTGTAAATCACCAGATGATTGAGGAGTTTAAGAAAGCCCTTCCCTTCACACTAACGAAAGCCCAAGAGAGGGTCTTAAGGGAAATAGTTGAGGATATGAAGAGGCCCGAGCCTATGAACAGGCTCGTTCAGGGAGACGTCGGAAGCGGTAAAACCGTAGTTGCAGCAGCAGCAGCCTTCTTTGCAGCAAGGAGCGGTTACCAAACTGCAGTAATGGCCCCAACTGAAATCCTTGCAAACCAGCACTACAAGAAGTTTAAGGACTTCCTCTCTCCCTATGGGGTAAAGGTTGGACTTCTTACCGGAAGCATGACAAAGAAGCAGAAAGAGAGCATTTATAGGGCAATAAAGGAGGGATTCTTTGACGTAGTTATAGGAACCCACGCCTTAATACAGGAAGGAGTTGAGTTTAAGAACCTTGGCCTCGTAATTATTGACGAACAGCACAGGTTTGGAGTTAAACAAAGGGTTGAACTCAAAAAGAAGGGGGTGCTTCCAGACGTCTTAGTTATGACGGCAACTCCAATTCCAAGGACCCTAGCCATGACTGCCTACGGGGACCTAGACGTTTCGGTAATAGACGAACTTCCTGCAGGAAGGAAACCAATTGAGACAAAAATACTCTTTGAGGATGAAAGGGATAGGCTCGTTGAGTTCCTAAAGGGGGAGCTCTCCAGAGGAAACAGGATTTACATAGTCTATCCCCTGATTGAAGAGAGCGAGAAGTTGGAGCTTAAAGCTGCGACCCAGATGTACGAGTACTGGAGTCAGAAGCTCAAGCCCTTTAAAGTAGGGCTCCTCCACGGGAGGATGAAGCAGGAAGAGAAGGACAGAGTAATGGAGAAGTTCAAGAGGGGAGAGATAGAGGTTTTAGTCTCAACAACCGTAATAGAGGTAGGCGTTGACGTTCCTGAGGCTACAGTAATGGTAATTGAGCACGCCGAAAGGTTCGGCCTAGCCCAGCTCCACCAGTTAAGGGGAAGGGTAGGAAGGGGAGACAGGAAGTCCTACTGCTTCCTCTTAACGAGCAGGGGCGCAGGGGAGGATTCAATAAGGAGACTGAAGGTCCTTGAGGGAACGAACGACGGGTTCAAAATTGCAGAGGCAGACCTTGCATTTAGAGGTCCGGGGGAGATATTCGGAACCAGGCAGTCTGGAGTAGGGGACTTTAAAGTTGCAGACCTAAGGAGGGACTACCACCTTCTTAAGATTGCAAGGGAGGAGAGCTCCCGCCTGATAGAGGAGAACCCGGAACTAAAAGGGCTTGACGATTTGAAGGAGCTCCTAACCTTTAGATTCGGTCAAAAGCTTGACCTAGTTGAAGTAGGTTAG
- a CDS encoding dihydroorotate dehydrogenase → MMLKVKLFGVEFENPVWTASGTFGFGLEYAPYVDLNRVGAVCVKGLSIKPREGNEPPRIWETPCGMLNAIGLQNPGVEYFLREIVPKLKKYKCRVIANIYGSIVEEYVAVAKEISGAEGVDAVELNISCPNVKKGGLAFGVDPVEAARLTEEVKKVLDKPLIVKLSPNVTDIVEVAKAIESAGADALSAINTLLGMAIDIRKKKPRLKNKFGGLSGPAIKPVAVRMVYQVSRAVKIPVIGIGGISTWEDAIEFFLAGAKAVQVGTANFFNSKAVEEIVEGIEKYMREEGFNSIGEINEALKD, encoded by the coding sequence GTGATGTTAAAGGTTAAGTTATTTGGAGTTGAGTTTGAAAACCCTGTCTGGACGGCCTCGGGAACTTTCGGCTTTGGACTTGAATATGCTCCTTACGTTGACCTAAACAGGGTAGGAGCCGTTTGCGTTAAGGGGCTTTCAATAAAGCCGAGGGAGGGAAACGAACCTCCCCGTATCTGGGAAACTCCCTGCGGTATGCTAAACGCGATAGGCCTTCAAAATCCCGGTGTTGAGTACTTTTTAAGGGAAATAGTTCCGAAGTTAAAGAAGTATAAGTGTAGGGTTATTGCGAACATCTACGGTAGCATTGTTGAAGAGTACGTTGCAGTTGCAAAGGAGATTAGTGGAGCCGAAGGCGTTGACGCTGTAGAGCTTAACATTTCCTGCCCCAACGTTAAAAAGGGTGGGCTTGCCTTTGGAGTTGATCCTGTTGAAGCTGCAAGGTTAACTGAGGAAGTGAAGAAGGTTCTTGATAAGCCTTTAATCGTTAAGCTCTCTCCGAACGTTACCGATATAGTTGAGGTGGCAAAGGCTATTGAGAGTGCAGGTGCAGATGCTCTCTCTGCAATTAACACGCTCCTTGGAATGGCGATAGATATAAGGAAGAAAAAGCCTAGGTTAAAGAATAAGTTCGGAGGATTATCGGGTCCTGCGATAAAGCCCGTTGCTGTGAGGATGGTCTACCAAGTTTCAAGGGCTGTAAAGATTCCCGTAATTGGGATAGGCGGAATTTCAACCTGGGAAGATGCGATTGAGTTCTTCCTAGCCGGAGCAAAGGCCGTTCAGGTAGGAACTGCCAACTTCTTCAATTCCAAGGCGGTAGAGGAGATTGTAGAGGGAATAGAGAAATACATGAGGGAGGAAGGTTTTAACAGCATAGGGGAAATTAACGAAGCCTTAAAAGACTAA